The Blautia hydrogenotrophica DSM 10507 genome window below encodes:
- the cobA gene encoding uroporphyrinogen-III C-methyltransferase — MAVGKVWLVGAGPGDIGLFTLKGERVLREAEVVVYDSLVGQGVLSMIPEQARCINVGKRAGNHTMPQEQINQVLLKEAQKGFRVVRLKGGDPFLFGRGGEELELLKAHHIPYEVVPGVTSPLAVPAYNGIPVTHRDFTSSLHIITGHKKKGMEYDIDFQALVHTKGTLVFLMGVTALEDICQGLLKAGMEPDMPAAILQKGTTAGQRRIVATVETLPEQVKRQGIETPAIIVVGKVCELAKRFSWYEELPLAGWKVLVTRPKDLISAMSEKLRRKGAEVLELPAIETRPCEDQSRLKRALGELDVYGWVVFTSPTGVKVFFEQMREAGCDIRCLGRAKIAAIGSGTKKALEERGLFVDLMPEIYDGEALGIALSRQVQAGERVLIPRASRGNQSLIESLKTVGAKVDDVPTYDTHYARSKIIQEVDEFENGKIQCAVFTSASTVKGFVEGTPGLDYAKVRAACIGKQTKAAADAYGMKTYMAKQATMDSLVDLVIQMKEGKKDGDDETSPAIEGK; from the coding sequence ATGGCAGTAGGAAAAGTATGGCTTGTGGGAGCAGGCCCAGGAGACATCGGACTGTTTACCCTAAAAGGAGAAAGAGTGCTAAGAGAGGCAGAGGTAGTGGTCTACGACAGTCTGGTAGGTCAAGGAGTTCTCTCGATGATACCGGAACAGGCGCGCTGCATCAATGTGGGAAAAAGAGCAGGAAATCACACGATGCCTCAGGAGCAAATCAATCAAGTGCTTCTAAAGGAGGCACAGAAAGGATTCCGAGTGGTTCGCCTAAAGGGCGGAGATCCGTTTTTATTTGGAAGGGGAGGCGAAGAACTAGAGCTTTTGAAAGCTCATCATATTCCCTATGAGGTGGTGCCAGGTGTGACTTCACCGCTGGCAGTTCCAGCTTACAATGGGATACCGGTGACCCACAGAGATTTCACTTCTTCCCTCCATATTATCACGGGACATAAGAAAAAAGGAATGGAATATGATATCGACTTCCAGGCGCTGGTGCACACGAAGGGGACCTTGGTCTTTCTGATGGGGGTGACAGCTCTGGAAGATATCTGTCAGGGGCTTTTGAAAGCTGGAATGGAGCCGGATATGCCGGCTGCAATTTTACAGAAAGGGACGACGGCGGGGCAAAGGCGCATTGTGGCCACAGTGGAGACTTTACCAGAGCAGGTGAAGCGTCAGGGAATTGAGACACCGGCGATCATCGTGGTGGGAAAAGTCTGCGAGTTGGCAAAGCGTTTTTCCTGGTATGAAGAGCTTCCGTTGGCAGGGTGGAAAGTACTGGTGACCAGGCCGAAGGATTTGATCTCCGCCATGTCAGAGAAGTTGCGCCGAAAGGGGGCGGAGGTACTGGAGCTGCCTGCGATTGAGACCCGTCCCTGTGAAGATCAAAGTCGTCTTAAGAGGGCTTTGGGAGAATTGGATGTGTATGGCTGGGTGGTTTTTACCAGTCCGACAGGAGTGAAAGTCTTTTTTGAGCAGATGAGAGAGGCAGGCTGTGATATCCGTTGTCTGGGAAGGGCAAAAATCGCGGCGATCGGCTCTGGGACAAAGAAAGCCTTGGAAGAGAGAGGACTTTTTGTGGATTTGATGCCGGAAATCTATGATGGTGAGGCTTTAGGAATAGCATTGTCCCGTCAGGTACAGGCAGGAGAAAGGGTTTTGATTCCCAGGGCGAGCAGGGGCAATCAAAGTCTGATAGAGTCTTTAAAGACAGTGGGAGCGAAGGTGGACGATGTGCCTACCTATGATACGCATTACGCCAGAAGTAAAATTATCCAGGAGGTGGATGAGTTTGAAAATGGAAAAATTCAGTGTGCAGTTTTTACCAGTGCGTCCACGGTAAAAGGATTTGTGGAAGGCACTCCTGGACTGGATTATGCGAAAGTGAGAGCAGCCTGCATTGGAAAGCAGACGAAGGCGGCAGCAGATGCGTATGGCATGAAAACTTATATGGCAAAGCAGGCTACCATGGACAGTCTGGTAGATTTAGTAATACAGATGAAAGAAGGAAAAAAAGATGGAGATGACGAGACGTCCCCGGCGATTGAGGGGAAATGA
- the hemB gene encoding porphobilinogen synthase: MEMTRRPRRLRGNETLRKMVRETRMDKSSLIYPIFVKDGKNIKEEIPSMEGQFRYSVDQLPYALEEIAEAGVSSVMLFGIPEHKDEMGSQAYAEDGIVQRALREAKKQVPDLYYITDVCMCEYTSHGHCGVLCGHEVENDATLELLSKTALSHVQAGADMVAPSDMMDGRVGAIRRTLDASGYKETPIMSYAVKYASAFYGPFRDAAGSAPSFGDRKSYQMDYHNRREAMKEALTDVEEGADILMVKPALSYLDLVSEISKATCVPIAAYSVSGEYAMVKAASKMGWIEEDKIICEMAVGTYRAGAGIYLTYFAKELARFMEEGRIG, encoded by the coding sequence ATGGAGATGACGAGACGTCCCCGGCGATTGAGGGGAAATGAGACACTGAGAAAAATGGTGCGTGAGACCAGAATGGACAAATCTTCTCTGATTTATCCTATTTTTGTGAAAGATGGGAAGAATATCAAAGAGGAGATTCCATCGATGGAGGGACAGTTCCGCTACAGCGTGGATCAGCTTCCTTATGCGCTGGAAGAGATCGCAGAGGCGGGAGTCAGCAGCGTGATGTTATTTGGAATTCCTGAACACAAGGATGAGATGGGCAGCCAAGCGTACGCGGAAGACGGCATTGTTCAGAGAGCTCTGCGGGAGGCGAAAAAGCAGGTTCCGGACCTCTACTACATCACAGATGTCTGCATGTGCGAGTATACTTCACACGGACACTGCGGAGTGCTGTGCGGCCATGAGGTGGAAAATGACGCCACGCTGGAGCTGCTGTCTAAGACTGCGCTGTCCCATGTGCAGGCTGGCGCGGATATGGTCGCTCCTTCCGATATGATGGATGGCAGGGTAGGGGCAATCCGACGGACGCTGGATGCCAGCGGATATAAAGAGACGCCGATTATGTCTTATGCAGTAAAATACGCTTCTGCGTTCTACGGTCCGTTTCGTGATGCGGCAGGCTCTGCGCCTTCCTTTGGGGACCGAAAGAGTTATCAGATGGATTATCACAATCGTAGGGAAGCGATGAAAGAGGCCCTGACCGATGTAGAAGAAGGAGCGGATATTCTGATGGTGAAGCCAGCGCTGTCCTATTTAGATCTGGTGTCAGAGATCTCGAAGGCAACCTGTGTTCCAATTGCAGCCTACAGTGTCAGCGGAGAATACGCGATGGTCAAGGCTGCGTCTAAGATGGGCTGGATTGAGGAAGATAAGATTATCTGCGAGATGGCAGTGGGAACTTACCGTGCCGGCGCAGGAATCTATCTGACCTATTTTGCGAAGGAATTGGCCAGATTTATGGAAGAAGGGAGGATTGGCTGA